In one Deinococcus planocerae genomic region, the following are encoded:
- a CDS encoding ArsR/SmtB family transcription factor, with protein sequence MDRAVLSNGVLHVRDPQAAPRVMSGWEMRYLAPFLGREATMSQAARELGVSVQRLHYQVRKLEGEGLLRVARVERRGRRELKVYRAVADRIFIPFELMSLESVEAALAAADQPWLTLFLRSLAQVWRENPGTWGMRLERTASGHVRAHVVPDPHSEGGLEEERLPALFLGGWVTDLHLDFEDARALRRDLGEVLERYLQRGGAGRYLLQLRLAPLPGDVPGLPNVTMR encoded by the coding sequence ATGGACCGCGCCGTTTTGAGCAATGGTGTCCTGCACGTGCGAGACCCCCAGGCCGCCCCCCGCGTGATGAGCGGCTGGGAGATGCGCTACCTCGCCCCTTTCCTGGGCCGCGAGGCGACGATGAGCCAGGCGGCGCGCGAACTCGGGGTGAGCGTGCAGCGCCTGCACTACCAGGTGAGGAAGCTCGAGGGCGAGGGCCTGCTGCGCGTCGCGCGGGTGGAGCGGCGCGGGAGGCGCGAGCTCAAGGTCTACCGGGCGGTCGCCGACCGCATCTTCATCCCCTTCGAACTGATGTCCCTGGAGAGCGTGGAGGCGGCGCTGGCGGCGGCGGACCAGCCGTGGCTCACGCTCTTCCTGCGCTCGCTGGCCCAGGTGTGGCGCGAGAACCCCGGCACCTGGGGCATGCGCCTGGAGCGCACGGCGTCCGGCCACGTCCGCGCCCACGTGGTGCCGGACCCCCACAGCGAGGGGGGGCTGGAAGAAGAACGTCTCCCCGCCCTCTTCCTGGGCGGCTGGGTGACGGACCTGCACCTCGACTTCGAGGACGCCCGGGCCCTGCGCCGCGACCTCGGCGAGGTGCTGGAGCGCTACCTCCAGCGCGGCGGCGCCGGGCGCTACCTCCTGCAACTGCGCCTCGCCCCGCTGCCGGGGGACGTGCCCGGCCTGCCGAACGTCACCATGCGCTGA
- a CDS encoding cytochrome P450: MTPTTPAPSDTPRCPFSGQTASLTRREDHSPAPEPDLVVDGRGVYRVHGFGAAQGVLRSEAVRQAGFMAEAARDMGGLGRPPVLFEEGETHHEMRRSTARYFTPTQVAGYGPMIAALADDLIAELARRGEVKLDDLSLRLAVGVASQVVGLTNSRLPGLERRIMAFVEGGGDSEPGNAGPNPGRLAGLRQQAELALFFLLDVKPAIEARRRERRDDLISHLLDRGYGDVEILTECLTYGTAGMVTTREFVTVAAWHLLGTPGLRAEYVHGTERERHAVLHEILRLEPVVGTLYRRAETELSVAGRTVPAGSLLALNLREANVDPAVVGADAGGLCPGRPLPRGVQPQGLSFGDGHHRCPGAFLAIKESDVFLRRLLMWRDLEVVTEPRLSHNEVVKGYELRGFRVRLGGGRRA; encoded by the coding sequence ATGACCCCCACGACCCCGGCCCCTTCCGACACGCCCCGCTGCCCCTTCAGCGGGCAGACCGCCTCGCTGACCCGGCGGGAGGACCACTCCCCGGCCCCGGAGCCGGACCTCGTGGTGGACGGGCGGGGGGTCTACCGCGTCCACGGCTTCGGGGCGGCGCAGGGCGTGCTGCGCTCGGAGGCGGTGCGGCAGGCAGGTTTCATGGCCGAGGCCGCGCGGGACATGGGCGGACTGGGCCGTCCCCCGGTGCTGTTCGAGGAGGGCGAGACGCACCACGAGATGCGCCGCTCGACCGCCCGCTACTTCACGCCCACCCAGGTGGCCGGGTACGGCCCGATGATCGCCGCGCTCGCCGACGACCTGATCGCCGAGCTCGCGCGCCGCGGCGAGGTGAAGCTCGACGACCTGAGCCTGAGGCTCGCGGTGGGGGTCGCCTCGCAGGTCGTGGGCCTCACGAACAGCCGCCTCCCGGGCCTGGAGCGCCGCATTATGGCCTTCGTGGAGGGCGGGGGAGACAGCGAGCCCGGCAACGCGGGGCCGAACCCGGGCCGCCTGGCGGGCCTGAGGCAGCAGGCGGAGCTGGCCCTCTTCTTCCTCCTCGACGTGAAACCCGCCATCGAGGCGAGGCGCCGGGAGCGCCGCGACGACCTGATCAGCCACCTGCTCGACCGCGGCTACGGCGACGTGGAAATCCTGACCGAGTGCCTGACCTACGGCACGGCGGGCATGGTGACCACCCGCGAGTTCGTCACCGTCGCCGCGTGGCACCTGCTCGGAACCCCCGGCCTGCGCGCGGAGTACGTCCACGGGACCGAGCGCGAACGGCACGCCGTCTTGCACGAGATCCTGCGGCTGGAGCCGGTCGTGGGCACGCTCTACCGCCGCGCCGAAACCGAGCTGTCGGTCGCGGGCCGCACCGTCCCGGCGGGCAGCCTGCTCGCCCTGAACCTCCGGGAGGCCAACGTGGACCCGGCGGTGGTCGGGGCCGACGCGGGGGGGCTGTGCCCGGGCCGCCCCCTGCCGCGCGGCGTACAGCCCCAGGGGCTCTCCTTCGGCGACGGCCACCACCGCTGCCCCGGCGCGTTCCTGGCGATCAAGGAGTCGGACGTGTTCCTGCGAAGGCTGCTGATGTGGCGCGACCTGGAGGTCGTCACCGAACCCCGGCTCTCGCACAACGAGGTCGTCAAGGGCTACGAGCTGCGCGGCTTCCGGGTGAGGCTGGGGGGTGGGCGCAGGGCCTGA
- a CDS encoding MarR family winged helix-turn-helix transcriptional regulator, producing MRQGVGVDAPPPPAAPEVAFLTALWEAWQALTRLGEAELRARHDLDLRAFVALAYVQGGTAQPAALARELGVPRYEVSRVLRALEARGAVTRGPAQADARRVTVTVTPRGADLWNAALETVRGVTGPPLATLGPRAQVLTDDLRALAHAAHCLPHPSPPQECP from the coding sequence GTGCGGCAAGGTGTGGGGGTGGACGCTCCTCCCCCTCCAGCCGCGCCGGAAGTGGCGTTCCTGACCGCGCTGTGGGAGGCGTGGCAGGCCTTGACCCGCCTGGGCGAGGCCGAGTTGCGCGCCCGGCACGACCTCGACCTGCGGGCCTTCGTCGCGCTGGCCTACGTGCAGGGCGGGACGGCTCAGCCCGCGGCGCTCGCCCGCGAACTCGGCGTGCCCCGCTACGAGGTCAGCCGCGTCTTGCGGGCGCTGGAGGCGCGGGGGGCGGTGACCCGGGGTCCGGCGCAGGCGGACGCCCGCCGGGTCACGGTGACGGTCACCCCCCGGGGGGCAGACCTCTGGAACGCCGCCCTGGAGACCGTCCGGGGGGTCACCGGTCCTCCGCTCGCCACCCTCGGCCCGCGGGCTCAGGTCCTCACCGACGATCTGCGTGCCCTCGCGCATGCCGCCCACTGTCTCCCCCACCCCTCGCCCCCACAGGAGTGCCCATGA
- a CDS encoding haloalkane dehalogenase, translated as MTDVLRTPDDAFRALPGYPFAPHYLDDLPGYEGLRLHHLDEGPRDAETVFLCLHGQPTWSYLYRRMIPVLTSAGHRVVAPDLLGFGRSDKPADDRVYTFDFHRESLLRLIQRLDLRHITLVVQDWGGLLGLTLPLEEPGRFSRLIVMNTALATGDVRPNAAFYAWRAYSNAHPNMDVAALMRRASGRVSHEEALAYEAPFPDARFKAGVRAFPRLVPTHPDAPGAEVSRRARDWWGVQLHVESFMAVGLRDPILGAGPMRLLRSAIRGCPPPLEVAHAGHFVQEDAGDEVARAALDAFGLAPGGG; from the coding sequence ATGACTGACGTTTTGCGCACGCCCGACGATGCCTTTCGCGCCCTCCCCGGCTACCCCTTCGCGCCGCACTATCTGGACGACCTGCCCGGGTACGAGGGCCTGCGCCTGCACCACCTCGACGAGGGCCCCCGGGACGCCGAGACCGTTTTTCTGTGCCTGCACGGCCAGCCGACGTGGAGCTACCTCTACCGCCGGATGATCCCGGTTCTCACCTCCGCCGGTCACCGCGTCGTGGCCCCCGACCTCCTCGGCTTCGGGCGGTCGGACAAGCCCGCCGACGACCGGGTGTATACCTTCGACTTTCACCGGGAGAGTCTCCTGCGCCTGATCCAGCGGCTCGACCTCCGTCACATCACCCTCGTCGTGCAGGACTGGGGCGGGCTGCTGGGCCTGACCCTGCCGCTGGAGGAGCCGGGGCGCTTCTCCCGGTTGATCGTCATGAACACGGCGCTGGCGACGGGCGACGTGAGGCCGAACGCCGCCTTCTATGCCTGGCGGGCGTACTCGAACGCCCACCCGAACATGGACGTGGCCGCCCTGATGCGCCGCGCGTCGGGGCGCGTCTCTCACGAGGAGGCGCTCGCCTACGAGGCGCCCTTTCCGGACGCCCGCTTCAAGGCGGGGGTCCGGGCCTTTCCCCGGCTGGTGCCCACCCACCCGGACGCGCCGGGGGCCGAGGTTTCAAGGCGGGCCCGGGACTGGTGGGGGGTGCAGCTCCACGTCGAGAGCTTCATGGCGGTGGGGCTGCGCGACCCGATCCTGGGGGCGGGGCCCATGCGGCTGTTGCGCTCGGCCATCCGCGGCTGTCCGCCCCCGCTGGAGGTCGCCCACGCCGGGCACTTCGTGCAGGAGGACGCCGGGGACGAGGTGGCCCGCGCCGCCCTGGACGCGTTCGGGCTCGCCCCGGGAGGGGGCTGA
- a CDS encoding MFS transporter yields the protein MTARLRPRDKLLYGPADFGGNLVGVVGNTWLLYYLVNIAGLAPLPAGLAFLAGRLFDALLDPAIGALSDRVRERRGRLWFTRVFAVPAGTVFAALWLVPYVEGTPARFVLAALGFMALSVLYSLATIPYLALGPELTGDSDERTSLNSYRLAFSMLATLVGVALPPLLVLGLTGARDLAASPPGGWLVVGVLCAAAASSALLVTGFGVREPVRARRGEAAPPLTLRAVRELLGTFGLKPLLGLFLLVTVALTITNSILPFFLESVLRLPGALQAPLLGGLFVVAILGFGGWAWLSARIGKRAGVMLGLGLMVVSLLLYVYAVPRGVVSPLLIGTIVVNGLGLASVSLFPWAMLPDVLEFDELRSGLRREGLLYALLLFALKAAGSFGVFSNALVTSLLGYVPGSAAQSPETVRGIALMMGPVPCLLYLLALVFAWRYPITRDNHAEARAHLAARAAPPAPRPAPAPLGGQEAHD from the coding sequence GTGACTGCCCGTCTGCGCCCCCGCGACAAGCTGCTGTACGGCCCCGCCGACTTCGGGGGCAACCTCGTCGGGGTGGTGGGCAACACCTGGCTGCTGTATTACCTCGTGAACATCGCCGGGCTGGCGCCGCTGCCCGCGGGGCTGGCCTTCCTCGCCGGGCGGCTCTTTGACGCCTTGCTTGACCCCGCCATCGGGGCGCTCTCCGACCGGGTGCGGGAGCGGCGGGGGCGGCTGTGGTTCACCCGGGTGTTCGCCGTGCCCGCCGGGACCGTGTTCGCGGCGCTGTGGCTCGTGCCGTACGTGGAGGGCACGCCCGCCCGCTTCGTGCTGGCCGCCCTGGGTTTCATGGCGCTGTCGGTGCTGTACTCGCTGGCGACCATCCCTTACCTCGCGCTGGGGCCCGAACTCACGGGGGACTCGGACGAGCGCACGAGCCTGAACTCCTACCGCCTCGCGTTCTCGATGCTCGCCACCCTCGTCGGCGTGGCGTTGCCGCCGCTGCTCGTCCTGGGGCTCACGGGGGCGCGCGACCTCGCGGCGAGTCCGCCGGGCGGCTGGCTGGTCGTCGGCGTGCTCTGCGCCGCGGCGGCGAGTTCGGCCCTCCTCGTCACGGGCTTCGGGGTGCGCGAGCCCGTCCGCGCCCGCCGGGGGGAGGCGGCCCCGCCCCTGACCCTGCGCGCGGTGCGCGAGCTGCTGGGCACCTTCGGCCTGAAACCGCTGCTGGGCCTGTTCCTGCTCGTCACGGTGGCCCTGACGATCACCAATTCGATCCTGCCCTTCTTCCTGGAGTCGGTGCTGCGGCTGCCGGGGGCGCTTCAGGCCCCGCTGCTGGGCGGCCTGTTCGTGGTCGCCATCCTGGGGTTCGGGGGGTGGGCGTGGCTCTCGGCGCGGATCGGCAAGCGGGCGGGGGTGATGCTGGGGCTGGGGCTGATGGTCGTGAGCCTCCTGCTGTACGTGTACGCGGTGCCGCGGGGGGTGGTCTCGCCCTTACTGATCGGCACCATCGTCGTCAACGGGCTGGGGCTGGCGTCGGTCTCGCTCTTTCCCTGGGCGATGCTGCCCGACGTGCTGGAGTTCGACGAGCTGCGCAGCGGCCTGCGGCGCGAGGGCCTGCTCTACGCCCTGCTGCTCTTCGCGCTCAAGGCCGCCGGGTCCTTCGGGGTGTTCTCCAACGCGCTCGTGACGAGCCTGCTGGGCTACGTACCCGGGAGCGCCGCCCAGAGCCCGGAGACGGTGCGAGGCATCGCCCTGATGATGGGCCCGGTCCCCTGCCTGCTCTACCTCCTCGCCCTGGTGTTCGCGTGGCGCTACCCCATCACCCGCGACAACCACGCCGAGGCCCGCGCGCACCTCGCCGCCCGCGCCGCCCCACCCGCCCCGCGGCCCGCGCCCGCCCCCCTGGGGGGCCAGGAGGCCCATGACTGA